The sequence below is a genomic window from Corythoichthys intestinalis isolate RoL2023-P3 chromosome 4, ASM3026506v1, whole genome shotgun sequence.
ttcggataaacactgacggacaatatggcggccggatacagcgaaacgtcattctgtgacgttggtgagtagggtctatatggcggaaaacactcaggtgacttgaaggtgcgccttgagaaccccaatttggccaaatttcaaaattgtccaatatgcacttgtgatacatcattggaaagctcaaaaactcaattttctggggaaagaaaaattttgaacaggagggtatttaaaaaaagaaaaaaaaaattttttaacagcaaaatcctaacttgaggcgagagcagaatttaagacgccacgattttaacgagatattatctcgtacataccatgtttcgatccaaaaactccatgtagcatgtatcaccgagtgtcaagacacagctgtgaatggccacagccggatttttaaaaaaatattttatgggtgaaacatggtcatataacaagggtcgcgatgcagaaatcagacaacaaggagtggttagattttctttttcatacaggtacccttttaaacattatttttcaattttttattttgtttggatcgattatttatcatctaacatatcgggggaaatgtgacagtaacaaaaaaaatacaattcggcgatagttatgaggtagatatccgtgacgttttttttttttttacagacggcaaatttttcattgtaacgtaatttgtttacaagtttacaatatgcgagtgaataattttttgtcttttttttttttttttttttttaatctgaatactagacatcaattaatgattttaagctaaaaatgacattttgaataattaactacttaccttctttttatggctaggttgaaacaaaagcggttgcgcgacatctgtaaacgggggttttcagggtaaaacggaaagattaaaaatagttcggaggcttagtgcaccatgaatctgctatggcagcatatacacatattgttctatcaaacacaacagttcttttggcttaaaatacatatacatatattttaaagaggggtgcaagagcatatgtatctctttccaatgataaatctgaataaatacattgcacacacacacacaaaggttTTTAGGTTGGGGGCACTACTTGCAGTTTTTCACTTGTGAAATTTTCTGATTCACTGATACTAGCCTTGTGTTATTCTTTTGTCTGTCATATCATCCAAAGAAAGCAACTTCCTTTCTGGAACAAAGTTTTTAATAGACGCACACCTTGTGCTGTGTGCCTGCCTGacatgttattttcttttctCTTGTCAAGTGCCAACTCTTTTGCATTGCATAATGACACCCTCTCAGCCAGGGGACTCATAACATTGTTTAATCTTCAAGTGTAAATTTATACAGTCAATCTGCGAGAAAAGTCAAAGACAGCACACACCTATGCAACTCCTCTTTCCaaattaaaaatgattatacTTGCATAACTTTCTTCATATTCAGCTGTTTGCCTTCAGCCTATTTACATTTGCAATAGAAATGTGCATCAAATGAACATGATGAGCAGTAAGTGTCAATTAGCATTAACTGCAGCATATGGAGCATAGCAAATCAATTACACATTACAGGTGCATTTCTGATGAGATGTTTGAAAAGATGCGTTGAATGAGCGAAAGATCAGTAGCTGCTGCTTGACTCCACCGTCTTGCTTGTGATTGGTTGCTTTCCAGCCTACTCACTGAGTCTTGACTTTCTTGCTGTGAGATCCACACTctgattttttggcttttgtagCGAAACgcctgatgtaaaaaaaaacaagataataaaggtctgtgctgttaTTTTCGTCAACATTCAGACAGAGATGGAGTTAAATATCATCCTATCAGCCACAGATTAGAAGCACGGTTAGCATCAATAAGGCCATTTACAGTAGTTTTCAAAGGACTCAGTCTgacatggttaaaaaaaaaaatacagcactACCAAATGTAATTAACCTTCTCTGGTAGAGGTAGATGAGGAAAAAGAGCTCATCTCTGAAACAGGAGAGTTGGAGAGAAGACAAAAAGGCCTCAGAGGAGGAGAGGATAGCGACGCAAGAGCACAGGTCTGTCACGAGGGTGTTCACTCCCTGGTATAAAAGTAAAAAACGATAaaatgggttttaaaaaaatacagatacGAGGAAtacaaatgtttttaaatttggAAGAACTTACTCTATACATTAACACTGCCCCCTGTAGGTGGCTCACAGACCTCAACTGAGAAGAAAGCCACATACTgtgaaattaacttacaatgGAAGAGGACAGCATtccagttttaaaatgttaggGAACAAACTTTATAAGGTTTTAATAGGACTCACCTTGTGGTTGATAAATAACTGAGGAACCATAGACAGGAAACCAAATGCGTAAACTCCTGTGAAATAAGACAAATTACTTATATGAACtccaaaaaaaaaccacaactgAAATATGCATTTCCTGTCACCATTGTAGCTGTTGTTACATGTCGATGATTCCATTCAAAGTTGTTCAACCATTTTAATTAGATTTATTTGCAAAATGTATTAACTAtccacaatataaaaaaaaaaactgaaatcagATGTAGTTCTACcacttcaacatacagtaccacTTTTATTGAAAAGTAAGAGTATAAGCATATTTACAATtcatgcataggcgtgatatggGTTTTCTGTGCTCCTTGCAGAGGCGTCACACAATTGACAGCAGAAGGAGATTTAGCACAAATTAGCACACATAACATGAGAAAATGTAAATGACCTGACCTGTTACCAGGCTGTTGACCATCCAAGAGAAGTAACTGTCAAAAAGGAACACATTCATCTGATCATGGACAAAATCTTGTatgtacacacacgcacacacaccacCCAACACACTTTTGTTCTCAAGGCCTGCTTGatatactgtgtgtatatatactagtatatatgtattatacactagtgtgtatatatatatatatatatatatatatatatatatatatatatgtatgtatatgtatatatatatgtatgtatatgtatatatatatgtatgtatatgtatatatatatgtatgtatatgtatatatatatgtatgtatatgtatatatatatgtatgtatatgtatatatatatgtatgtatatgtatatatatgtatatatatgtatatacaacaaaaataacattctaatatttataaatgtatactgtagtatataATTTATAACAAGAACTCAAATTAACAAACagagaactttttaaaaatgtcacatttttAGTTATGAATGTGGGTAATTATTAGAGGTGGGTAGCACAGCcagaaattgtactcaagtaagagtagctgtGAATGTGGGTAattatcagaggtgggtagagcagccagaaattgtactcaagtaagagtagggttacttcaaaataatattactcaagtaaaattagtCATCTCAACTCAtacttaagtacaagtaaaaaaaaaaaagtgtttggtgAAAGAAATACTAAAGTAATGAGTaggattgtgagtaactgcttacaaatttgtttaatattttattattattattttttttttaatattttggtggggatttttttctcagcaaagTTATatctatgaactgttgttacaattatactgtacaataacctattacataaccacattaagccaaggaaaccccccccccaaaaaatcactgaattccGCCGAGAGAAAAAagatgacagaaatgaagcattactcgtccaaagagcatgagtgccctctagtggagaaaatagttccttgtttgaatagtgaatggttccttcataattactattatgaaattaaaaggatcacatctccggttttccatggtccaTCGGTGCCAGATAAAGCCAGAGAGAGTCATGTTGTGGGCAGTTGGTAGCAGttggaaattggtagagctactcttggcatctctggcaaaaaaataataaatctaatatgaagaataaagaggaaaaatgtaatgacctgtgtagcccaaagtagcggagtaagcgtagtgttttttcttcacaaatctactcaagtaaaaagtatggcttagcaaAACTACTCatggaagtacatttttctcaaaaatttactcaagtaaatgtaactgagtacatgtaacgcgttactacccacctctggtaattTTTAACGGCAGGATGGTGGCAGGGCGGTTAGAACGTCCGCCTCACAATTCTGAGATTAAGGGTTCAATTCCggggctctggccttcctgtgtggagtttgcatgttcttcctgtgcctgcgtgggttttctctgcggtaccccacatcccaaaaacatgaatgGAGGACTGGTCCAACAGTATagattgtccctaggtatgagtgtgtgcacgAAAGCTTGttagtctccttgtgccctgtgattggctggcaaacgattcagggtgtaccccgcctactgtccatagttagctgggattggctcaagcatccctcgtgaggataagcgtctcagaaaaatgaatgaatagtaATTATTAATGAAAATACATTAGAAATCAATGTGACATAATTTCATTAGTCAACAAAATTTATTGACTATAAGTGTATTTTGTAACTTCCTTTTTAAAGTGTATTTGCTCACTCATTGGATAATTACTAAAGTAATTCatgttgtgtgtgtttaaatCATTGAAATGCACAAGAGAGCTATAAGAACTCAAGTGGCTTGTGGACGTCAGATACAATATTGCACTGGTAAGATTGTGCTCTGAATTCAAATGTGCCagaagaaaaattaaaacaactaAAAAGCTCACCTTTTCTGCCGCAAGTAGGCCAGTGAGAAAATAGCTCCACTGATGCACAGGGGATAGATCAAGTAGGACAAGTATCTGGACGCCTAGAGAGAATCACCACAcatgaaatgaaaaagaaaaagagttACATGATATCATCACAACATCAAGCAGAAGCACCTGTTTGTCAAACTCCACTGTGCGGCGCTCTTCTTCATCCAGCTTGTTTACCTTCATTTAAAGAGACCAAATATTAATTCAGTCTATACAATTTTCACATATGCTGACgtgaaatgtgttttttattcaGTACTCACCCAGAGTCGTCCCCAGTGCATGTTTATACGAAATACTTTAAACACCTTCCACACCTGATGAGACAGAAAGCCAGGTGTCCAATTCCATTTCAATTTGGTGTTTCGTGTTGTTTCTGACAAGATATACCTCCACACAAGCTGCCAGCCCAACAGGAAGTAGCACCAGCAGACTGGTCTCCTCCAGCAGGTGCAGGAAAATCAGCAGAGTGCCAAAACTTCGccataaaactgttttgaaagtGACAAAATTTAGTGCTTTGAAACCTCACTGTAAAGAATGCAATAGTTTTATTTACATAAGAAAGCCACTTACTAGATTTCCTGGAAATCCCGGCCATgctcttctttttcctccaagagCTGATGTCATTTTTGAGAGCCAGAAATTCACAGATGAGCTGTACATGTTAAAGGACAGTcactattttttaaatcatatatCGAGTGTGTATGGTCTATAGTACTTGTTGTCATTAGTGTACGCATTAGTGTACACCATGAATGTCGCCTGGTATGTatagaccagtacttctcaaatagtggggcgccccCCCCCAGGGGTGCATGTGACCTCGCGGAACTTTCTTTTTTGCTGTACTAAAATaacgtgtaattgcacatccactccgtgggtggcagtggtgctctcattttcagagtgtgcacagtatttttgcaATAAACAAgaacacacagcaaagagcaggcTATATAAGTCTCCCAAAAGCCAAGAAGAGGAAATGCGAACGTAGTGTTTGGCTTCACTTTTAATACATTGGGTGACGAGAAAAGACCGTGATGTTTACTGTGTCCAAAAATGTTGGCAGTGGACAGCATGAAGCGAAACCAATGAAGACATCGCTTAAAGaaattagaccccaatcacattgataagccgcttgaattttttttgagcgaaaacgtgccgaatattgccaacaatcggtcCGCttggtgttacatcagtaaactagcgagcactgttagcatcaaacaaggtggcataccaagttgctcaatgcaaaaaaaaaaaaaaacataccataGCAGTGGAGCTGATACTCCCTGCAGCATTAGACATTGTCTCGGACATGCTGGACGATACaagtgcagcaaaaataaaaactgtccctaagTCCAATGACActcgtttttgttttattaaattttgtttggcatattgttctCTGAGCTAATGTTGCTAATCTTTTTGAATGTATtgtcatttattgattttattaaattttatttttcagtatcaaatagtCAAAAATGTGCCTTGAGtatgtttttattaattcaggcaaattgatgtagagtagtatgaaaaaagtatgtgaaccttttggaatttctcacatttctgcattaaatcaccatc
It includes:
- the LOC130915477 gene encoding lipid scramblase CLPTM1L-like isoform X5, which produces MDPFDPHSTFERQVNIPLPEETRANGSLYAMVYVHKAGLSPLEDSREVHHAALLTTHITPANAEGHRDTQKGSKLQHPVSHWRPHLSVTMMSEDFSFTKGGLPSDMHRYVRISQEGRRILYLPLLLIDELSFRVKDLMEINRSTIQLPLTVSYEGISLRRFRFWVHLQDVVYSLRQFGFSEEYIDEIKGTLLGSNLYLLVLTALITALQLICEFLALKNDISSWRKKKSMAGISRKSILWRSFGTLLIFLHLLEETSLLVLLPVGLAACVEVWKVFKVFRINMHWGRLWVNKLDEEERRTVEFDKQASRYLSYLIYPLCISGAIFSLAYLRQKSYFSWMVNSLVTGVYAFGFLSMVPQLFINHKLRSVSHLQGAVLMYRGVNTLVTDLCSCVAILSSSEAFLSSLQLSCFRDELFFLIYLYQRRRFATKAKKSECGSHSKKVKTQ